In Elephas maximus indicus isolate mEleMax1 chromosome 7, mEleMax1 primary haplotype, whole genome shotgun sequence, the following proteins share a genomic window:
- the LOC126081205 gene encoding mucin-22-like isoform X11, translated as METTATLVTAATRVTTATTVTTATRVTTATTVTTVTTVTTATKVTTATSVTTATTVTTATSVTTATSVTTATSVTTATRVTTATSVTTATTVTTATSVTTATSVTTATRVTTAIAVTTATRVTTATSVTTATRVTTATSVTTATTVTTATSVTTATRVTTATTVTTATRVTTATSVTTATTVTTATSVTTATTVTTATSVTTATTVTTATTVTTATSVTTATSVTATTTVTTATTATEPPQ; from the exons ATGGAAACCACAGCCACCTTGGTAACCGCAGCCACCAGGGTAACCACAGCCACCACAGTAACCACAGCCACCAGGGTAACCACAGCCACCACGGTAACCACAGTCACCACGGTAACCACAGCCACCAAGGTAACCACAGCCACCTCGGTAACCACAGCCACCACGGTAACCACAGCCACCTCGGTAACCACAGCCACCTCGGTAACCACAGCCACCTCGGTAACCACAGCCACCAGGGTAACCACAGCCAC CTCGGTAACCACGGCCACCACGGTAACCACGGCCACCTCGGTAACCACGGCCACCTCGGTAACCACGGCCACCAGGGTAACCACGGCCATCGCAGTAACCACGGCCACCAGGGTAACCACGGCCACCTCGGTAACCACGGCCACCAGGGTAACCACGGCCACCTCGGTAACCACGGCCACCACTGTAACCACGGCCACCTCGGTAACCACGGCCACCAGGGTAACCACGGCCACCACGGTAACCACGGCCACCAGGGTAACCACGGCCACCTCGGTAACCACGGCCACCACGGTAACCACGGCCACCTCGGTAACCACGGCCACCACGGTAACCACGGCCACCTCGGTAACCACGGCCACCACGGTAACCACGGCCACCACGGTAACCACGGCCACCTCGGTAACCACGGCCACCTCGGTAACCGCAACCACCACAGTAACCACAGCCACCACGGCCACCGAGCCGCCACAGTAG
- the LOC126081205 gene encoding mucin-22-like isoform X13, with protein sequence METTATLVTAATRVTTATTVTTATRVTTATTVTTVTTVTTATKVTTATSVTTATTVTTATSVTTATSVTTATSVTTATRVTTATSVTTATTVTTATSVTTATTVTTATSVTTATRVTTATSVTTATRVTTATSVTTATTVTTATSVTTATRVTTATTVTTATRVTTATSVTTATTVTTATSVTTATTVTTATSVTTATTVTTATTVTTATSVTTATSVTATTTVTTATTATEPPQ encoded by the exons ATGGAAACCACAGCCACCTTGGTAACCGCAGCCACCAGGGTAACCACAGCCACCACAGTAACCACAGCCACCAGGGTAACCACAGCCACCACGGTAACCACAGTCACCACGGTAACCACAGCCACCAAGGTAACCACAGCCACCTCGGTAACCACAGCCACCACGGTAACCACAGCCACCTCGGTAACCACAGCCACCTCGGTAACCACAGCCACCTCGGTAACCACAGCCACCAGGGTAACCACAGCCACCTCGGTAACCACGGCCACCACGGTAACCACGGCCAC CTCGGTAACCACGGCCACCACGGTAACCACGGCCACCTCGGTAACCACGGCCAC CAGGGTAACCACGGCCACCTCGGTAACCACGGCCACCAGGGTAACCACGGCCACCTCGGTAACCACGGCCACCACTGTAACCACGGCCACCTCGGTAACCACGGCCACCAGGGTAACCACGGCCACCACGGTAACCACGGCCACCAGGGTAACCACGGCCACCTCGGTAACCACGGCCACCACGGTAACCACGGCCACCTCGGTAACCACGGCCACCACGGTAACCACGGCCACCTCGGTAACCACGGCCACCACGGTAACCACGGCCACCACGGTAACCACGGCCACCTCGGTAACCACGGCCACCTCGGTAACCGCAACCACCACAGTAACCACAGCCACCACGGCCACCGAGCCGCCACAGTAG
- the LOC126081205 gene encoding mucin-22-like isoform X10 translates to METTATLVTAATRVTTATTVTTATRVTTATTVTTVTTVTTATKVTTATSVTTATTVTTATSVTTATSVTTATSVTTATRVTTATSVTTATTVTTATSVTTATTVTTATSVTTATSVTTATRVTTAIAVTTATRVTTATSVTTATRVTTATSVTTATTVTTATSVTTATRVTTATTVTTATRVTTATSVTTATTVTTATSVTTATTVTTATSVTTATTVTTATTVTTATSVTTATSVTATTTVTTATTATEPPQ, encoded by the exons ATGGAAACCACAGCCACCTTGGTAACCGCAGCCACCAGGGTAACCACAGCCACCACAGTAACCACAGCCACCAGGGTAACCACAGCCACCACGGTAACCACAGTCACCACGGTAACCACAGCCACCAAGGTAACCACAGCCACCTCGGTAACCACAGCCACCACGGTAACCACAGCCACCTCGGTAACCACAGCCACCTCGGTAACCACAGCCACCTCGGTAACCACAGCCACCAGGGTAACCACAGCCACCTCGGTAACCACGGCCACCACGGTAACCACGGCCAC CTCGGTAACCACGGCCACCACGGTAACCACGGCCACCTCGGTAACCACGGCCACCTCGGTAACCACGGCCACCAGGGTAACCACGGCCATCGCAGTAACCACGGCCACCAGGGTAACCACGGCCACCTCGGTAACCACGGCCACCAGGGTAACCACGGCCACCTCGGTAACCACGGCCACCACTGTAACCACGGCCACCTCGGTAACCACGGCCACCAGGGTAACCACGGCCACCACGGTAACCACGGCCACCAGGGTAACCACGGCCACCTCGGTAACCACGGCCACCACGGTAACCACGGCCACCTCGGTAACCACGGCCACCACGGTAACCACGGCCACCTCGGTAACCACGGCCACCACGGTAACCACGGCCACCACGGTAACCACGGCCACCTCGGTAACCACGGCCACCTCGGTAACCGCAACCACCACAGTAACCACAGCCACCACGGCCACCGAGCCGCCACAGTAG
- the LOC126081205 gene encoding mucin-22-like isoform X12: METTATLVTAATRVTTATTVTTATRVTTATTVTTVTTVTTATKVTTATSVTTATTVTTATSVTTATSVTTATSVTTATRVTTATSVTTATTVTTATSVTTATRVTTAIAVTTATRVTTATSVTTATRVTTATSVTTATTVTTATSVTTATRVTTATTVTTATRVTTATSVTTATTVTTATSVTTATTVTTATSVTTATTVTTATTVTTATSVTTATSVTATTTVTTATTATEPPQ; encoded by the exons ATGGAAACCACAGCCACCTTGGTAACCGCAGCCACCAGGGTAACCACAGCCACCACAGTAACCACAGCCACCAGGGTAACCACAGCCACCACGGTAACCACAGTCACCACGGTAACCACAGCCACCAAGGTAACCACAGCCACCTCGGTAACCACAGCCACCACGGTAACCACAGCCACCTCGGTAACCACAGCCACCTCGGTAACCACAGCCACCTCGGTAACCACAGCCACCAGGGTAACCACAGCCACCTCGGTAACCACGGCCACCACGGTAACCACGGCCAC CTCGGTAACCACGGCCACCAGGGTAACCACGGCCATCGCAGTAACCACGGCCACCAGGGTAACCACGGCCACCTCGGTAACCACGGCCACCAGGGTAACCACGGCCACCTCGGTAACCACGGCCACCACTGTAACCACGGCCACCTCGGTAACCACGGCCACCAGGGTAACCACGGCCACCACGGTAACCACGGCCACCAGGGTAACCACGGCCACCTCGGTAACCACGGCCACCACGGTAACCACGGCCACCTCGGTAACCACGGCCACCACGGTAACCACGGCCACCTCGGTAACCACGGCCACCACGGTAACCACGGCCACCACGGTAACCACGGCCACCTCGGTAACCACGGCCACCTCGGTAACCGCAACCACCACAGTAACCACAGCCACCACGGCCACCGAGCCGCCACAGTAG